In Novosphingobium sp. MMS21-SN21R, a single genomic region encodes these proteins:
- the addA gene encoding double-strand break repair helicase AddA, with protein MSKVYPLKDNQAHAVDPLRTVWLSASAGTGKTQVLSARVLRLLLQDGVEPEQLLCLTFTKAGAAEMATRVNEVLAGWVRMDDARLAKDLMAIGAPFDPATVARARSRFAAVLDCPGGGLRIETIHAFCQWLLASFPVEAGLRPGTRAMEDRDRALLVRQVLAEMLVEAEAQGDEDLLESLADLSLRMSEDQVQSFLLRCAGAREMWWGAGSWTPPLRPRLNRVLGLGEDDSAASLAALCDDDAFDVLSVRRCMEMNAAWGTKGGIEAANQLGDWLAGTPQQRFFMLPTLEGCFLTAKGEPRSTTNIEKKQPEYPGYAARVITCLEGLKAHKARIDLAALLDTALTVGRRFALAWDEAKTREGFIDFDDQIRAAADLLTKRTTADWIRFKLDRRFDHILVDEAQDTNASQWEIVLEGLVSDFFTGEGQRGPKMRTLFVVGDYKQAIFGFQGTSPENFARASLQVRSQLDEVAAILSDPDRKLLELGLGQSYRTANPILDFVDGAINRIGWDRFGLSQPPEKHRGLDIPGTVGLWQVVGDEAPGEEAEDADEGEEGWLSRPDRELADRIARQVRAWIDSGFPLAKGGPRLANAGDVMILVRKRKELAGLIVARLHARGVPVAGVDRLRLGAPLAVKDLVAALRFAAQPLDDLNLASLLVSPLIGWSQEELLEHGYRPHGERLWNWLRRKEGPATFVAMERLRAVLARADYDPPQVLLHWLLVGPWDGRRKLVARLGREANDPIDELLNAAMAYGSANVPSLVGFLQWFDAGEGELKREAGKSDGLVRVMTVHGSKGLQAPIVILADSADDPDASPPRGLELVEDILGTVRKLPLPPLRKEEKAPAVTEAEAEAKRAEREEHWRLLYVAMTRAEEALFIAGAMGRKRKKGGGDLPEDSWYAQLAPLFDDRDSEICPLWGTRRTIGAPLPFPLKKTAEQAAARITLPDVLLTPVGAEPRPPRPLAPSSLGEDDAPDPPAPAGPGAMLAARRGTLLHRLIERLPEVPDGARESAGRKWLARVAAEFGEREREEMVQSALAVLDHPDWADVFGQDSLAEVPLAAVVGGRVVSGTVDRLVIGEGRIRIVDFKTARRPPESFAQIPAAYVRQMAAYVAALEAIHPGASVEAALLYTHTPQLFVVPQEVIAAQKLRLGGEQESFSP; from the coding sequence ATGAGCAAGGTCTATCCGCTCAAGGACAATCAGGCCCACGCGGTCGATCCGCTGCGCACGGTGTGGCTTTCCGCGTCGGCTGGCACCGGCAAGACACAAGTGCTGTCTGCGCGCGTGCTGCGGTTGTTGTTGCAGGACGGGGTTGAGCCGGAGCAGCTGCTCTGCCTGACCTTCACCAAGGCGGGCGCTGCCGAAATGGCGACCCGCGTCAACGAAGTGCTGGCGGGTTGGGTGCGCATGGATGACGCGCGCCTTGCCAAGGACCTGATGGCGATTGGCGCGCCGTTCGATCCCGCCACGGTGGCGCGCGCGCGCAGCCGCTTTGCCGCCGTGCTCGATTGCCCTGGCGGCGGCCTCAGGATCGAGACGATCCATGCGTTCTGCCAGTGGTTGCTTGCCTCGTTCCCGGTGGAAGCTGGTCTGCGCCCCGGCACCCGGGCGATGGAAGACCGCGACCGCGCGCTGCTGGTGCGGCAAGTGCTGGCTGAAATGCTGGTCGAGGCAGAAGCGCAGGGCGACGAGGATTTGCTGGAGTCGCTGGCCGACCTTTCGCTGCGCATGAGCGAGGATCAGGTCCAGTCTTTCCTTCTGCGCTGCGCGGGCGCGCGCGAGATGTGGTGGGGAGCGGGATCGTGGACGCCGCCGCTGCGCCCGCGCCTCAACCGCGTGCTTGGGCTGGGCGAGGATGATAGCGCGGCCAGCCTTGCGGCGTTGTGTGATGACGATGCTTTCGATGTCCTGTCAGTCCGGCGCTGCATGGAGATGAACGCTGCTTGGGGGACCAAGGGCGGAATCGAAGCCGCGAACCAGCTGGGCGACTGGCTGGCGGGCACGCCCCAGCAGCGGTTTTTTATGCTGCCCACTCTCGAAGGTTGCTTCCTCACGGCCAAAGGCGAGCCGCGCTCGACCACAAATATCGAGAAAAAGCAGCCGGAGTATCCGGGCTATGCCGCGCGTGTCATCACCTGTCTTGAGGGTTTGAAGGCGCATAAAGCCCGGATCGACCTCGCCGCATTACTCGACACTGCGCTGACTGTCGGGCGGCGGTTTGCGCTGGCTTGGGACGAGGCCAAGACGCGCGAAGGCTTCATCGATTTCGACGACCAGATCCGCGCCGCCGCCGATCTCCTGACCAAGCGCACGACTGCCGACTGGATCCGCTTCAAGCTCGATCGCCGCTTCGACCACATTCTGGTGGACGAGGCGCAGGATACCAATGCCTCGCAGTGGGAAATCGTGCTCGAAGGGCTGGTTTCCGACTTCTTCACCGGCGAGGGCCAGCGCGGGCCGAAGATGCGTACGCTGTTTGTTGTGGGTGACTACAAGCAGGCGATTTTCGGATTCCAGGGTACCAGCCCCGAGAACTTCGCGCGCGCCAGCCTGCAGGTGCGGAGCCAGCTTGATGAGGTCGCCGCCATCCTGAGCGACCCTGATCGCAAGCTGCTCGAACTGGGCCTCGGCCAGTCGTACCGCACCGCCAATCCGATCCTCGATTTCGTCGATGGCGCTATCAATCGGATCGGGTGGGACCGCTTTGGCCTCAGCCAACCGCCCGAAAAGCATCGCGGCCTGGATATTCCGGGCACGGTCGGCCTGTGGCAGGTCGTTGGCGATGAAGCGCCGGGTGAGGAAGCGGAAGACGCCGACGAGGGCGAGGAGGGCTGGCTTTCACGGCCCGATCGTGAACTGGCGGACAGGATCGCGCGGCAGGTTCGTGCCTGGATCGATAGCGGCTTCCCGCTCGCCAAGGGCGGGCCGAGGCTGGCGAATGCGGGCGATGTGATGATCCTTGTGCGCAAGCGCAAGGAACTGGCTGGTCTGATCGTTGCGCGGCTTCATGCGCGGGGCGTGCCGGTTGCCGGCGTGGACCGCTTGCGGCTCGGAGCGCCGCTTGCGGTGAAGGATCTGGTCGCCGCCTTGCGCTTTGCCGCGCAACCGCTCGATGACCTCAATCTGGCAAGCCTGCTGGTTTCGCCGTTGATCGGATGGAGCCAGGAAGAGCTGCTCGAGCACGGCTATCGCCCGCACGGCGAACGCTTGTGGAACTGGCTGCGGCGCAAGGAAGGCCCGGCCACGTTTGTCGCGATGGAGCGCCTGCGCGCGGTGTTGGCTCGGGCCGATTACGATCCGCCGCAAGTGCTGCTGCACTGGCTGCTGGTGGGGCCGTGGGACGGGCGGCGCAAGCTGGTCGCACGGTTGGGACGTGAGGCGAACGATCCGATAGACGAACTGCTCAATGCGGCCATGGCCTATGGCAGCGCCAATGTGCCCAGCCTCGTCGGCTTCCTGCAGTGGTTCGATGCCGGCGAGGGCGAGCTGAAGCGCGAGGCGGGCAAGAGCGATGGGTTGGTCCGCGTGATGACCGTGCACGGATCGAAGGGGTTGCAGGCGCCTATCGTGATTCTCGCCGATTCCGCCGACGATCCCGATGCCTCGCCCCCGCGCGGGCTGGAACTGGTCGAGGATATTCTCGGAACCGTGCGCAAGCTGCCGCTGCCGCCCTTGCGCAAGGAGGAGAAGGCGCCTGCTGTGACCGAGGCCGAAGCCGAGGCCAAGCGCGCTGAGCGCGAGGAGCATTGGCGCCTGCTCTATGTCGCCATGACGCGCGCGGAAGAAGCGCTGTTCATCGCAGGAGCCATGGGCAGGAAGCGCAAGAAGGGTGGCGGAGATCTGCCCGAGGATAGCTGGTACGCGCAGCTTGCGCCGCTGTTCGACGACCGTGACAGCGAGATCTGCCCCCTATGGGGCACGCGGCGGACAATTGGCGCACCTCTCCCGTTCCCGCTGAAGAAAACGGCGGAGCAGGCTGCAGCACGGATCACCTTGCCCGATGTCCTGCTCACGCCCGTCGGCGCCGAGCCGCGCCCGCCGCGTCCGCTCGCACCGTCGTCGCTGGGTGAGGATGACGCACCCGATCCGCCGGCGCCTGCCGGTCCGGGTGCGATGCTGGCGGCACGCCGCGGCACTTTGCTGCACCGGCTGATCGAGCGTTTGCCCGAAGTGCCGGATGGTGCGCGCGAAAGTGCCGGGCGCAAGTGGCTTGCTCGCGTCGCGGCGGAGTTTGGCGAGCGCGAGCGCGAAGAAATGGTCCAGTCCGCACTCGCCGTGCTGGATCATCCCGATTGGGCTGACGTGTTTGGCCAGGACTCTCTGGCGGAAGTGCCGCTTGCTGCTGTCGTCGGCGGGCGGGTGGTCAGTGGAACGGTCGATCGTCTGGTGATTGGCGAGGGCCGAATACGCATTGTCGATTTCAAGACGGCGCGACGGCCTCCGGAGAGTTTTGCGCAAATTCCTGCTGCTTATGTGCGGCAGATGGCGGCCTATGTGGCCGCGCTTGAGGCGATCCATCCCGGTGCGTCGGTCGAGGCCGCGCTGCTCTACACGCACACCCCGCAGTTATTCGTGGTGCCGCAAGAAGTAATCGCGGCGCAAAAGCTGCGCCTTGGCGGGGAGCAGGAATCCTTTTCACCCTGA
- the trxA gene encoding thioredoxin, with amino-acid sequence MSTKAVTDATFAAEVLGSSKPVLVDFWADWCGPCKMIAPALEEISEELADQVEIAKVDIMENTDIASQFGVQSIPLMILFKDGKPVAQKLGAAPKSQLKSWLESVL; translated from the coding sequence ATGTCGACCAAAGCCGTAACCGACGCCACTTTCGCCGCCGAAGTGCTGGGCAGCAGCAAGCCTGTGCTGGTGGATTTCTGGGCCGACTGGTGCGGCCCGTGCAAGATGATCGCGCCTGCGCTGGAAGAGATTTCCGAAGAGCTGGCCGATCAGGTGGAGATCGCCAAGGTTGATATCATGGAAAACACCGACATCGCCAGCCAGTTCGGCGTGCAGTCTATCCCGCTGATGATCCTGTTCAAGGATGGCAAGCCGGTCGCCCAGAAGCTTGGTGCTGCGCCGAAGAGCCAGCTGAAAAGCTGGCTGGAAAGCGTTCTTTAA
- a CDS encoding inositol monophosphatase family protein, with the protein MTETALDQAVAALMRDTAQRTLLKHYQRLTTGDVVSKAANDVVTIADTESEAMLAEGLAKILPEAAIVGEEAAHADPAIFERLSDRLCWIIDPLDGTNNYAEGKPPFGILLALAEAGETVAGWIYDPLSGRLCTAHRGKGAWLGGERFTARPSEKTPPIAAISLVFADEERRAALLEHIAPHYTLVDIPRCAAEQYPRIGLGTNDVSLFERTLAWDHAAGVLFLNESGGKAARPDGSPYRVDRHLDPGLIGAASPALFDQIAERLARMG; encoded by the coding sequence ATGACCGAAACCGCCTTGGACCAAGCCGTCGCCGCATTGATGCGCGATACAGCGCAGCGCACGCTGCTAAAGCATTACCAGCGTCTCACTACAGGCGATGTCGTATCGAAGGCGGCGAACGATGTGGTGACCATCGCCGATACCGAAAGCGAGGCAATGCTGGCCGAGGGTCTGGCGAAAATCCTGCCCGAAGCGGCGATTGTCGGCGAGGAAGCCGCGCATGCCGATCCCGCGATTTTCGAGCGTCTGTCAGACCGTCTGTGCTGGATCATCGACCCGCTCGACGGCACCAACAACTATGCCGAAGGCAAGCCGCCGTTCGGGATCCTGCTGGCCCTGGCAGAAGCGGGCGAGACTGTGGCCGGGTGGATCTACGATCCGCTTTCGGGCCGTCTGTGCACCGCGCATCGCGGCAAGGGTGCATGGCTGGGCGGCGAACGCTTTACCGCACGCCCGAGCGAAAAGACGCCGCCGATTGCCGCAATTTCACTGGTATTCGCAGACGAGGAGCGCCGCGCCGCCTTGCTGGAGCATATCGCGCCGCATTATACCTTGGTGGACATACCGCGCTGCGCCGCCGAGCAATATCCGCGCATCGGCCTTGGCACCAACGACGTCTCGCTGTTCGAGCGCACATTGGCGTGGGACCACGCAGCAGGCGTTCTGTTCCTCAACGAATCCGGCGGCAAGGCGGCACGGCCAGATGGCTCACCCTATCGCGTCGACCGGCATCTCGATCCCGGCCTGATCGGCGCAGCCAGCCCAGCTCTGTTCGATCAGATCGCGGAACGACTGGCGCGGATGGGGTAG
- a CDS encoding glutathione S-transferase N-terminal domain-containing protein — MITLWGRLNSHNVKKVAWALIEMNLAYERKDIGGQFGYTPEYLAMNPNRMVPAIEDGAFSLWESNAILRYLADRYAPALRSDDAAVRASGDKWMDWQFHFADAQRDAFLGCVRHGKDGSDPGVAKSAAAAAAMMAILDAELARRAWLSGERFGIADIPMGVYAHTFFAIPVERPHLPHLAEWYARLRERPGYASQVMIPLT, encoded by the coding sequence ATGATCACGCTCTGGGGCCGCCTCAATTCGCACAACGTCAAAAAGGTGGCCTGGGCGCTGATCGAGATGAACCTCGCGTACGAGCGCAAGGACATCGGCGGGCAGTTCGGCTACACGCCCGAATATCTGGCGATGAACCCCAATCGCATGGTTCCGGCCATCGAGGACGGAGCGTTCTCACTATGGGAATCGAACGCGATCCTGCGCTATCTGGCTGACCGGTACGCCCCCGCCTTGCGCAGCGACGACGCTGCGGTGCGGGCCAGCGGCGACAAGTGGATGGACTGGCAGTTCCATTTCGCCGATGCCCAGCGCGATGCCTTCCTCGGTTGCGTGCGCCACGGCAAGGACGGCAGCGATCCAGGGGTAGCCAAGTCGGCTGCCGCAGCCGCAGCGATGATGGCCATTCTCGACGCCGAACTTGCCCGCCGCGCATGGCTCTCAGGTGAGCGCTTTGGCATCGCTGATATCCCGATGGGCGTCTATGCCCACACCTTCTTCGCAATTCCCGTCGAGCGCCCGCACCTGCCGCACCTCGCCGAATGGTATGCGCGCCTGCGCGAGCGGCCCGGCTATGCCAGCCAGGTCATGATCCCGCTGACTTGA
- the argJ gene encoding bifunctional glutamate N-acetyltransferase/amino-acid acetyltransferase ArgJ has protein sequence MSDAISPLASPFPAMPAIAGVTPHVVRAGYKDWGRCDLTYVELDEGTAVAGVFTRNVCCSSEVELGRQNIAQGHARALVVNAGNSNAFTGYRGREAVEQIMEQVAVHLGCAKEQVFVSSTGVIGVPLPKDKARAGVEAALLAEPCSWEDAARTIGTTDTFAKGATASAMIGDTRVNFCAIIKGSGMIAPDMATMLGYVFTDAAVSPDFLQQCLSASNRRTFSCITVDSDTSTSDTVLAFATGQAGNAPITGFDSPGADAFAAALEDVCRQLSHLVVRDGEGAQKFIAVSVSGAVSDESARKVGLAIANSPLVKTAIAGEDANWGRVVMAVGKAGEPADRDRLSIGFGGTWAARDGQPVADYDEAPVAAHLKGREISVEVDLGLGDGRATVWTCDLTHGYISINADYRS, from the coding sequence ATGTCCGACGCCATCTCCCCGCTTGCCTCGCCCTTCCCCGCCATGCCTGCCATCGCGGGTGTCACACCGCACGTCGTGCGCGCGGGCTACAAGGACTGGGGTCGCTGCGACCTGACTTATGTCGAGCTGGATGAAGGCACGGCGGTCGCAGGCGTGTTCACGCGCAATGTGTGCTGTTCCTCCGAGGTCGAACTCGGCCGCCAGAACATCGCGCAGGGTCATGCTCGGGCGCTGGTGGTTAACGCCGGGAACTCCAACGCCTTCACCGGCTATCGCGGGCGCGAGGCGGTGGAGCAGATCATGGAGCAGGTCGCCGTGCATCTCGGCTGCGCGAAGGAGCAGGTCTTCGTATCGTCCACCGGCGTGATCGGCGTGCCGCTCCCCAAGGACAAGGCGCGCGCGGGCGTCGAGGCGGCGCTGCTGGCCGAACCTTGCTCATGGGAAGACGCGGCGCGAACCATTGGCACGACCGATACCTTCGCCAAAGGCGCAACCGCGTCTGCAATGATCGGTGACACTCGCGTCAACTTCTGCGCAATCATCAAGGGCAGCGGCATGATCGCGCCCGACATGGCGACGATGCTCGGCTATGTGTTCACCGACGCAGCGGTCAGCCCAGACTTCCTTCAGCAATGTCTTTCCGCGTCAAACCGGCGCACGTTTTCGTGCATCACCGTGGATAGCGATACCTCGACCAGCGACACCGTGCTGGCATTCGCCACTGGCCAGGCGGGCAACGCGCCGATCACCGGCTTCGACAGCCCCGGCGCCGATGCCTTTGCCGCCGCGCTGGAAGATGTCTGCCGCCAGCTTTCCCATCTTGTCGTCCGTGATGGCGAAGGCGCGCAGAAGTTCATCGCGGTCAGTGTCTCTGGCGCGGTTTCCGATGAAAGCGCGCGCAAGGTCGGCCTCGCCATAGCCAATTCGCCTCTAGTGAAGACCGCCATCGCGGGTGAGGACGCAAACTGGGGCCGCGTGGTCATGGCCGTGGGCAAAGCGGGCGAACCTGCAGACCGGGACCGCCTGTCCATCGGCTTCGGCGGCACCTGGGCAGCGCGCGATGGGCAACCCGTTGCCGATTATGACGAGGCTCCCGTGGCTGCTCATCTCAAGGGCCGCGAAATCTCGGTAGAGGTCGATCTCGGGCTGGGTGACGGCCGGGCGACAGTGTGGACCTGCGACCTGACCCACGGCTACATCTCCATCAACGCCGACTATCGCAGTTGA
- the secA gene encoding preprotein translocase subunit SecA has product MFGSIAKSLFGSSNDRYVKSLDKIVRQIAAFEPHLQALSDEELAAQTPKFRTMLDEGKTLDDLLPEAFATVREASVRTLGLRHFDVQMIGGIVLHRGEIAEMRTGEGKTLVATLAVYLNALERKGVHVVTVNDYLARRDAETLSALYNFLGLTVGVIVPNMNEERRSAAYRSDITYATNNELGFDYLRDNMKHSRDQMVHVPFNFAIVDEVDSILIDEARTPLIISGPTDDKSDLYFSVDAVVKTIEPELYDADEKTKNITLTEDGVEWVERALETAGLLEGSNLYDVENTMVVHHLEQALKANVMFKRDIDYIVKDDKIVIIDEFTGRMMDGRRWSSGLHQAVEAKEGVRIEPENQTMASITFQNFFRMYPKIAGMTGTAATEAPEFFDIYKMNVVSIPTNVPVLRIDDEDEFYKNTMDKFGAIAKLIREKYEIGQPVLVGTVSIEKSELLSEFLTKEGVKHNVLNARFHEMEAHIVAQAGRLGAVTIATNMAGRGTDIQLGGNVDFLIEDELRDMPAGPERDAGIARIKAEVAEEKRKVLEAGGLCVIGTERHESRRIDNQLRGRSGRQGDPGMSKFYLCLEDDLLRIFGPDTLFAKMMNSNLADGEAIGSKWLSKAIETAQKKVEARNYDIRKQVVEYDDVMNDQRKVIYEQRADIMDSEAVGDVVTDMRHDTVNAIVGDACPPGSYPEQWDMEGLKGRIRDVLGIEIPLEEWMQEEAIEPDVIEERVQSLADAHMDTKITEVDASAWRGLEKSILLERLDHHWKEHLATLDALRQVVFLRAYAQKTPINEYKQEAFGLFEKMLDAIREDVTRILMTSEIRMRPADDFQLPELPDFLTSHIDPFTGENDALPPAPAMFGAVSPQAAGALSFGTADGDPYAGQGISRNAPCPCGSGEKYKHCHGVAA; this is encoded by the coding sequence ATGTTCGGTTCCATCGCCAAGTCCCTTTTTGGTTCTTCCAACGACCGTTACGTCAAGTCGCTCGACAAGATCGTCCGGCAGATCGCCGCTTTCGAGCCGCACCTGCAGGCGCTTTCGGACGAGGAACTGGCGGCGCAGACGCCCAAGTTCCGCACCATGCTGGACGAGGGCAAGACGCTCGACGATCTGCTGCCCGAAGCTTTCGCCACCGTGCGTGAAGCCTCGGTGCGCACGCTCGGCCTGCGCCACTTCGACGTGCAGATGATCGGCGGCATCGTGCTGCATCGCGGTGAAATCGCCGAAATGCGCACGGGCGAGGGCAAGACGCTGGTCGCCACGCTTGCGGTCTATCTCAACGCGCTGGAGCGCAAGGGCGTCCATGTCGTCACCGTGAACGACTATCTCGCCCGCCGCGACGCCGAGACGCTGAGCGCGCTCTACAATTTCCTCGGGCTGACGGTGGGCGTGATCGTGCCCAACATGAACGAGGAGCGCCGTAGCGCTGCCTACCGCAGCGACATCACCTACGCGACCAACAACGAGTTGGGCTTCGATTACCTGCGCGACAACATGAAGCATTCGCGTGACCAGATGGTCCACGTGCCCTTCAACTTCGCCATCGTCGACGAAGTCGATTCGATCCTGATCGACGAAGCGCGCACCCCGCTCATCATCTCCGGCCCGACCGACGACAAGAGCGACCTCTACTTCTCGGTCGACGCCGTGGTGAAAACGATCGAGCCTGAACTTTACGACGCCGACGAGAAGACCAAGAACATCACGCTGACCGAAGACGGGGTCGAGTGGGTCGAGCGGGCGCTGGAAACGGCAGGGCTGCTCGAAGGCTCGAACCTCTACGACGTCGAGAACACGATGGTTGTCCATCACCTTGAGCAGGCGCTCAAGGCCAATGTCATGTTCAAGCGCGACATCGACTACATCGTCAAGGACGACAAGATCGTCATCATCGACGAGTTCACCGGGCGCATGATGGACGGACGCCGCTGGTCGAGCGGGCTGCATCAGGCGGTCGAGGCCAAGGAAGGCGTGCGGATCGAGCCCGAGAACCAGACAATGGCCTCGATCACGTTCCAGAACTTCTTCCGCATGTATCCCAAGATTGCGGGAATGACCGGCACCGCCGCCACTGAAGCGCCCGAATTCTTCGACATCTACAAGATGAACGTCGTCTCGATCCCCACGAACGTGCCGGTGCTGCGCATCGATGACGAGGACGAGTTCTACAAGAACACGATGGACAAGTTCGGTGCCATCGCCAAGCTGATCCGCGAGAAGTACGAGATCGGCCAGCCGGTGCTGGTTGGCACTGTTTCCATCGAAAAGTCGGAACTGCTCTCGGAGTTCCTGACCAAGGAAGGCGTGAAGCACAACGTCCTCAACGCCCGCTTCCACGAAATGGAAGCCCATATCGTGGCGCAGGCGGGCCGTCTGGGCGCGGTGACCATCGCCACCAACATGGCCGGTCGCGGCACCGACATTCAGCTCGGCGGCAACGTCGACTTCCTGATCGAGGACGAATTGCGCGACATGCCCGCCGGGCCTGAGCGGGACGCCGGTATCGCAAGGATCAAGGCCGAAGTCGCCGAGGAAAAGCGCAAGGTGCTGGAAGCCGGCGGCCTTTGCGTGATCGGCACCGAACGCCACGAAAGCCGCCGCATCGACAACCAGTTGCGCGGCCGTTCGGGCCGTCAGGGCGATCCGGGCATGAGCAAGTTCTACCTCTGCCTTGAGGACGATCTGCTGCGGATCTTCGGGCCGGACACGCTGTTCGCCAAGATGATGAATTCGAACCTTGCCGATGGCGAGGCGATCGGGTCGAAGTGGCTGTCGAAGGCCATCGAGACCGCCCAGAAGAAGGTCGAGGCGCGCAACTACGACATCCGCAAGCAGGTTGTCGAATACGATGACGTGATGAACGACCAGCGCAAGGTCATCTACGAACAGCGCGCCGACATCATGGATTCCGAAGCTGTGGGAGACGTCGTCACCGACATGCGCCACGATACGGTCAATGCCATCGTCGGCGATGCCTGCCCTCCGGGTTCGTACCCCGAGCAGTGGGACATGGAGGGCCTAAAAGGCCGCATTCGCGACGTGCTCGGCATCGAAATTCCGCTGGAAGAGTGGATGCAGGAAGAGGCTATCGAGCCTGACGTGATCGAGGAGCGTGTGCAAAGCCTTGCCGACGCGCACATGGATACCAAGATCACCGAAGTAGACGCCAGCGCATGGCGAGGCCTCGAAAAGTCGATCCTGCTTGAACGGCTCGATCACCACTGGAAAGAGCACCTCGCCACGCTCGACGCGCTGCGCCAGGTCGTGTTCCTGCGCGCCTACGCCCAAAAGACGCCGATCAACGAATACAAGCAGGAAGCGTTCGGCCTGTTCGAAAAGATGCTCGACGCGATCCGCGAGGACGTGACGCGCATCCTGATGACCAGCGAAATCCGCATGCGTCCGGCAGACGACTTCCAGCTGCCTGAACTTCCCGATTTCCTGACCAGCCACATCGATCCGTTCACCGGAGAGAACGATGCGCTGCCGCCCGCACCCGCCATGTTCGGCGCGGTTTCCCCCCAGGCTGCGGGAGCGCTGTCATTCGGCACGGCAGACGGCGATCCTTATGCAGGACAGGGCATCAGCCGCAACGCGCCGTGCCCATGCGGATCGGGTGAGAAGTACAAGCACTGCCACGGCGTTGCCGCCTGA
- a CDS encoding PilZ domain-containing protein: MWLAHNARASANPWHAVDPIAPIEAAYRRGVLRAKVNVHDLSCSSATVDCMDNPVPGTRIWLTLPGLESRAAMVERCEGFRAFVRFAEPFHPAVLDAFLNGTIRRYH, from the coding sequence ATGTGGCTCGCACATAACGCACGGGCATCTGCGAATCCTTGGCACGCCGTTGATCCCATAGCGCCAATCGAGGCAGCCTATCGCCGCGGTGTGCTCCGCGCCAAGGTTAACGTCCACGACCTGTCGTGCTCCTCGGCCACGGTCGATTGCATGGACAATCCGGTCCCCGGAACACGCATCTGGCTGACGCTGCCCGGCCTCGAAAGCCGCGCCGCGATGGTCGAACGCTGTGAAGGTTTCCGCGCTTTCGTGCGCTTTGCCGAACCGTTCCACCCGGCCGTGCTCGACGCCTTTCTGAATGGCACGATCCGCCGCTATCACTGA
- a CDS encoding NAD kinase, which translates to MPEFARLALLASPTDRAQEACEALRKGREWVSLEDAQAAVVIGGDGFMLQTLHAMIDTDHIIPAFGLNLGTVGFLMNKYRSSRSIDERLAKATRIAISPLRMTATTNTGEVQSVCAINEVSLLRETRQTAKLEVSVNGKVRMPELACDGVLVATPAGSTAYNLSANGPILPLSSNMLALTPISPFRPRRWRGAILPDTYEIVFKALESVKRPVLVVADQKEVRDVKEVRVKAWPEHRLTLMFDRGQSLEDRIFAEQFMV; encoded by the coding sequence ATGCCGGAATTTGCCCGCCTCGCCTTGCTCGCCTCGCCCACCGACCGGGCGCAGGAAGCCTGCGAAGCCTTGCGCAAGGGCCGCGAATGGGTTTCGCTCGAAGACGCCCAGGCTGCCGTGGTCATCGGCGGCGACGGGTTCATGCTGCAGACCCTGCACGCGATGATCGACACCGACCACATCATCCCCGCCTTTGGCCTGAACCTCGGCACCGTCGGCTTCCTGATGAACAAGTATCGATCAAGCCGCTCCATTGACGAGCGTCTGGCCAAGGCCACCCGCATCGCGATCTCGCCCTTGCGCATGACCGCCACCACCAACACCGGTGAAGTGCAATCGGTTTGCGCGATCAACGAAGTGTCGCTGCTGCGCGAAACCCGCCAGACCGCCAAGCTTGAGGTCAGCGTCAACGGCAAGGTGCGCATGCCCGAACTCGCGTGCGATGGCGTGCTGGTGGCAACGCCTGCAGGATCGACTGCCTACAACCTTTCAGCCAATGGCCCGATCCTGCCGCTGTCGTCGAACATGTTGGCACTCACCCCGATCAGCCCGTTCCGGCCCCGACGCTGGCGCGGTGCGATCCTGCCAGACACCTATGAGATCGTATTCAAGGCGCTCGAATCGGTGAAGCGCCCGGTGCTGGTCGTCGCCGACCAGAAGGAAGTGCGTGACGTGAAGGAAGTGCGCGTGAAGGCCTGGCCCGAGCACCGGCTAACGCTGATGTTCGACCGTGGGCAGAGCCTCGAAGACCGCATCTTCGCCGAGCAGTTCATGGTCTGA